Proteins from a single region of Festucalex cinctus isolate MCC-2025b chromosome 19, RoL_Fcin_1.0, whole genome shotgun sequence:
- the LOC144007667 gene encoding sodium-dependent neutral amino acid transporter B(0)AT3-like produces MFRPNTEDKRLTGIELNIIIDVEKDENTREENEVKWDNKVQYLLTIIGFAVGLGNIWRFPFLCQTYGGGAFLIPYGISLVIEGLPLLYLELAIGQKLRKGSIGVWKEISPFMGGVGISCMMISFLIALFYNSVLAWVLWYFYNSFKNPLPWSQCPANDTHLTMECVKSTPVNFFWYRKTLNITPDIETSGSPQWGLVACLACAWFIIFICFIRGIKSMGKAVYVTTTLPYVVLTIFLGRALTLPGAIDGLVYLFTPDWGVLKNPQVWLDAATQIFFSLSVAFGGLIAFSSYNNQHNNCEKDALLVGITNSATSLYASIAIFAILGFKANNDLEMCQNEYIEMVKEITRQYDLKIPDEDVKYDQLVDYLNTTYPEIHSKLRECNLSTFLDQSAFGTGLAFITFTQAVLEMPYSQVWAALFFLMLFSLGLSSMFGTLEGVLNPIRELNLVPKWIPLQLWTGIVCLTAFLISLIFTLGSGNYWVEVFNTYVGSIPLLIVAFFEMIGVSYIHGIKKFSDDIFFMTGKNPSLYWKMCWTVISPVMLMAVLIAFVALEAKNPPQFGTWNPKYELFPQTQPKPYPGWVVAFCVLLCTLPVAAIPIVALYHVVKKATNRITINPYRVSIENSVQEQ; encoded by the exons ATGTTTCGCCCAAATACAGAAGACAAGAGGCTCACCGGCATAGAG ctCAACATCATCATAGATGTTGAGAAGGACGAGAATACCAGGGAAGAGAATGAAGTCAAATGGGACAACAAGGTGCAGTACCTGCTGACCATCATTGGCTTTGCAGTTGGACTTGGAAACATTTGGCGCTTTCCCTTCCTTTGCCAAACTTACGGAGGAG GGGCTTTCCTCATCCCGTATGGGATATCGCTGGTGATTGAGGGTCTCCCCTTGCTCTACCTGGAGTTGGCGATTGGACAAAAGCTCCGCAAGGGAAGCATCGGAGTGTGGAAGGAGATCTCACCCTTTATGGGTGGAGTTG gTATTAGCTGCATGATGATATCTTTTCTGATCGCCCTTTTCTACAACTCGGTCCTGGCTTGGGTCCTGTGGTACTTCTACAACTCGTTCAAAAACCCTCTGCCATGGAGCCAGTGTCCGGCGAATGACACAC ACTTGACTATGGAATGTGTGAAAAGCACCCCGGTCAACTTCTTCTGGTACCGGAAGACCCTCAACATCACCCCTGACATTGAGACCAGCGGTTCTCCACAGTGGGGGTTGGTGGCCTGCCTAGCCTGCGCCTGGTTTATTatcttcatctgtttcatcagAGGAATCAAGTCCATGGGAAAG GCTGTATATGTGACAACCACTTTGCCCTACGTGGTTCTGACCATTTTCCTGGGTCGTGCCCTCACCTTGCCCGGTGCCATAGATGGACTGGTGTATCTCTTCACCCCTGAC TGGGGGGTACTGAAGAACCCTCAGGTGTGGCTTGATGCCGCCACGCAAATCTTCTTCTCGCTCTCAGTGGCCTTCGGAGGTCTGATAGCGTTTTCCAGCTACAACAATCAGCA CAACAACTGCGAGAAGGATGCTCTTTTGGTGGGAATAACAAACAGTGCCACATCCCTATACGCCTCCATTGCCATCTTTGCCATCCTGGGCTTTAAAGCCAACAACGACTTGGAAATGTGCCAGAATGAGTACATAGAGATGGTCAAGGAAATTACCCGACAATATGACTTAAAGATTCCCGACGAGGATGTAAAATATGACCAGTTGGTTGACTACTTGAACACGACATATCCAGAGATCCATTCCAAGCTGCGAGAGTGTAACCTAAGCACCTTCCTTGACCAG AGCGCGTTTGGAACTGGCCTTGCTTTTATCACGTTCACCCAAGCAGTGCTGGAGATGCCGTACTCGCAAGTGTGGGCGGCCTTGTTTTTCTTGATGCTCTTCAGCTTGGGCTTGTCCTCCATGTTTGGCACCCTGGAAGGGGTCCTCAACCCCATCCGGGAGCTCAACCTGGTGCCCAAGTGGATTCCCCTTCAATTGTGGACAG GGATTGTCTGCTTGACTGCCTTTTTGATTTCTCTCATCTTCACCTTGGGTTCTGGGAACTACTGGGTCGAGGTGTTCAACACTTACGTGGGCTCCATCCCACTCCTCATTGTTGCATTTTTCGAAATGATTGGAGTATCGTATATCCACGGAATAAAAAA GTTCAGTGATGACATCTTCTTTATGACTGGGAAGAATCCCAGTCTGTATTGGAAAATGTGTTGGACCGTCATCAGTCCTGTGATGCTCATGGCGGTATTGATTGCCTTTGTGGCACTCGAGGCAAAGAACCCTCCCCAATTTGGCACATGGAACCCTAAATAC GAACTATTTCCCCAAACTCAGCCCAAGCCGTACCCAGGCTGGGTGGTTGCGTTCTGCGTATTACTTTGTACGCTGCCTGTGGCTGCCATCCCAATCGTGGCTTTGTACCACGTCGTCAAGAAGGCCACCAACCGCATTACCATCAACCCATACAGGGTTTCCATTGAGAATTCCGTGCAGGAGCAGTAG